One window of the Chanodichthys erythropterus isolate Z2021 chromosome 2, ASM2448905v1, whole genome shotgun sequence genome contains the following:
- the bola1 gene encoding bolA-like protein 1 — translation MLSTALRCLRPSSCTLALSRQLAHHRPHMDPSSPRPVETTIRTKLTQALAPEHLEVINESHMHAVPPGSESHFRVLVVSPQFEGLSLLQRHRLVNETLREELSTCVHALAIQAKTPQQWSSNPSLAKSPPCMGGSKHDNTMTEKLKAGRD, via the coding sequence ATGCTGTCCACTGCTCTCCGCTGCCTGCGTCCCTCATCCTGCACCCTTGCCTTATCCAGACAGCTGGCCCATCACCGGCCCCACATGGATCCCAGTAGTCCCCGTCCTGTAGAGACCACCATACGGACCAAACTGACCCAGGCCCTCGCACCTGAGCACCTGGAGGTCATAAATGAGAGTCACATGCACGCTGTGCCCCCTGGTTCAGAGTCCCACTTCAGAGTTCTGGTGGTGAGTCCTCAGTTTGAGGGTCTTTCCCTCTTGCAGCGTCATCGGCTTGTAAACGAAACCCTGCGGGAGGAGCTCAGCACCTGCGTTCATGCCCTCGCCATCCAGGCTAAGACGCCCCAGCAGTGGAGCAGCAACCCCAGCCTGGCCAAAAGCCCCCCGTGCATGGGAGGATCCAAACATGATAACACAATGACTGAGAAACTGAAGGCGGGTCGAGACTAA